One part of the Denticeps clupeoides chromosome 16, fDenClu1.1, whole genome shotgun sequence genome encodes these proteins:
- the LOC114765895 gene encoding guanylyl cyclase-activating protein 2-like isoform X1: MGQTQSNEESEEIDVAALQDMYKKFVTECPSGVLFLHEFKRFFGVDPTGEASEYAENMFRAFDKNGDNTIDFLEFVAALNLVFRGNLEHKLRWSFKVYDKDGNGHIDRKELKEIIDSIYRVKKAAKKDPQSLQMSTDEVCDRILQGIDSDGDGTITLDEFLEGAKKDPWILNMLRLDMNPSGWVLEQRRKSAHF, encoded by the exons ATGGGGCAAACCCAGTCGAACGAAGAGAGCGAGGAGATTGATGTGGCAGCACTGCAGGACATGTACAAAAAGTTTGTGACCGAATGTCCGAGTGGGGTTTTGTTCCTGCATGAATTCAAGAGATTTTTTGGAGTCGACCCGACAGGCGAGGCGTCAGAATATGCAGAGAACATGTTCCGCGCATTTGACAAGAATGGG GATAACACAATAGATTTCCTGGAGTTTGTGGCCGCATTAAACCTGGTTTTCAGGGGGAATCTGGAGCACAAATTAAGATGGTCATTTAAAGTGTATGACAAAGACGGCAATGGCCACATCGACAGGAAGGAACTAAAAGAAATCATTGAT AGCATTTATAGAGTAAAGAAGGCAGCAAAGAAAGATCCACAGTCTTTACAAATGTCCACCGATGAAGTCTGCGACAGGATATTACAAGGAATAGACTCAGATGGGGATG GCACCATTACTCTTGATGAATTTTTGGAGGGTGCGAAGAAGGACCCGTGGATTCTTAACATGTTGCGCCTGGACATGAACCCTTCTGGTTGGGTGCTGGAGCAGAGGAGGAAAAGTGCACACTTCTGA
- the LOC114765895 gene encoding guanylyl cyclase-activating protein 2-like isoform X2, with protein MGQTQSNEESEEIDVAALQDMYKKFVTECPSGVLFLHEFKRFFGVDPTGEASEYAENMFRAFDKNGDNTIDFLEFVAALNLVFRGNLEHKLRWSFKVYDKDGNGHIDRKELKEIIDSIYRVKKAAKKDPQSLQMSTDEVCDRILQGIDSDGDE; from the exons ATGGGGCAAACCCAGTCGAACGAAGAGAGCGAGGAGATTGATGTGGCAGCACTGCAGGACATGTACAAAAAGTTTGTGACCGAATGTCCGAGTGGGGTTTTGTTCCTGCATGAATTCAAGAGATTTTTTGGAGTCGACCCGACAGGCGAGGCGTCAGAATATGCAGAGAACATGTTCCGCGCATTTGACAAGAATGGG GATAACACAATAGATTTCCTGGAGTTTGTGGCCGCATTAAACCTGGTTTTCAGGGGGAATCTGGAGCACAAATTAAGATGGTCATTTAAAGTGTATGACAAAGACGGCAATGGCCACATCGACAGGAAGGAACTAAAAGAAATCATTGAT AGCATTTATAGAGTAAAGAAGGCAGCAAAGAAAGATCCACAGTCTTTACAAATGTCCACCGATGAAGTCTGCGACAGGATATTACAAGGAATAGACTCAGATGGGGATG AATAA
- the LOC114766044 gene encoding guanylyl cyclase-activating protein 2-like yields MGQSPSQDEDEGVDVSAIQTLYKTFVTQCPSGSLYLHEFKKIFGVGNDDTAESLYMDDLFRSFDMNGDNTLDFIEYVAALHLVLRGKLEDKLRWSFKVFDSDENGRLDRCELKRIIMVIYKIKQGRVSEEPANSSCLTLDQVCDRIFESMDENGDGQISLEEFLDGAQRDPWVRNFLKLDMNPCFWVNGHQKQISGYKKTE; encoded by the exons ATGGGCCAGTCGCCGTCCCAAGACGAAGACGAGGGGGTGGACGTTTCCGCCATACAGACGCTCTACAAGACGTTTGTCACGCAGTGCCCGAGCGGCTCGCTTTACCTGCACGAGTTCAAAAAGATTTTCGGCGTCGGCAACGACGACACCGCCGAGTCCCTGTACATGGACGATTTATTCCGATCGTTTGACATGAACGGG GACAACACGCTGGACTTCATTGAATACGTGGCCGCTCTGCACCTTGTGCTCCGGGGGAAGCTGGAGGATAAACTCCGCTGGTCGTTTAAAGTTTTCGACAGCGACGAAAACGGACGACTGGACCGATGCGAACTGAAACGGATTATTATG GTCATTTATAAGATTAAACAGGGGCGGGTGTCTGAAGAACCAGCGAACAGCTCCTGCCTCACTCTGGATCAAGTGTGTGACCGGATCTTTGAGAGCATGGATGAAAATGGTGACG gtcaGATTTCCTTGGAGGAGTTCTTAGACGGCGCACAGAGAGACCCGTGGGTGCGGAATTTCCTGAAGTTAGACATGAACCCGTGCTTCTGGGTGAATGGCCATCAGAAACAGAtcagtggatataaaaaaacagaatga
- the LOC114765808 gene encoding guanylyl cyclase-activating protein 2-like codes for MGQSQGSGNQEVALDQIQELYRRFASECPSGKLHLHEFKRIFGVSSESSAEESAYMENVFRSFDSNQDNTIDFMEYVAAVHLVLRGRLEDKLRWSFKVFDRDGNGRVDKDEVTHILQIISKIKKHENPPCATPEQICHRIFELVDKNNDGQISLDEFMEGAQQDSWVMEQLRLDVRPTGWFIEHQTQKC; via the exons ATGGGCCAGTCGCAGGGTTCAGGCAACCAAGAAGTGGCCCTGGATCAGATTCAGGAACTGTACAGGAGATTTGCAAGCGAGTGCCCCAGTGGGAAGCTGCATTTGCACGAATTCAAAAGAATCTTCGGGGTCAGCAGCGAGTCTTCAGCTGAGGAGAGTGCATACATGGAAAACGTATTCCGCTCTTTTGATTCCAATCAG GATAACACAATAGACTTCATGGAATATGTAGCTGCAGTACATCTTGTTCTACGTGGTAGACTTGAAGACAAGCTGAGGTGGTCCTTCAAAGTTTTTGACAGGGATGGAAATGGACGTGTTGACAAAGATGAGGTGACACACATACTTCAA ATCatctctaaaataaaaaaacacgaaAATCCCCCCTGTGCTACTCCTGAACAGATTTGTCATCGAATATTTGAACTTGTGGACAAGAACAATGATG GCCAAATTTCGCTGGATGAGTTTATGGAGGGGGCGCAGCAAGACTCCTGGGTCATGGAGCAGCTCAGGCTGGACGTGAGGCCAACCGGCTGGTTCATTGAGCACCAGACACAGAAATGTTAG
- the LOC114766084 gene encoding guanylyl cyclase-activating protein 2-like: MGQEESVLVMQKEVDPARIQELCMSFMKECPSGALHLHEFKRILGIQNASEEESVYIETIFRSFDTNKDNAIDFMEYVAALHLMLRGKLEDRLKWSFKVYDQDGNGRLDRQEVTRIIKIIYKIKSKNKNIDMMPAEICDRIFQLIDENDDGQISLAEFMEGAQKDPWLLDMLALDVNASAWVSQNWSKTT; the protein is encoded by the exons ATGGGGCAAGAAGAAAGTGTCTTGGTAATGCAGAAGGAGGTGGATCCGGCACGGATTCAGGAGCTGTGCATGTCTTTTATGAAGGAATGCCCGAGCGGAGCGTTGCACCTGCATGAGTTCAAACGGATCCTGGGCATCCAGAATGCTTCCGAAGAAGAATCGGTCTATATAGAGACCATATTTCGTTCATTTGACACCAACAAG GATAATGCCATAGACTTCATGGAGTATGTTGCTGCACTGCACCTGATGCTCCGTGGAAAACTTGAAGACAGACTCAAGTGGTCCTTCAAAGTCTATGACCAAGACGGCAATGGCCGGCTTGACAGACAAGAAGTCACACGTATAATTAAG ATCATTTACAAAATCAAGAGCAAGAACAAAAACATTGACATGATGCCAGCTGAGATATGTGACCGAATATTTCAACTGATTGACGAAAATGATGATG GTCAGATTTCTTTGGCAGAGTTTATGGAAGGAGCACAGAAAGACCCATGGCTGCTGGACATGCTCGCCCTGGATGTAAATGCTAGTGCATGGGTCAGTCAGAACTGGAGCAAAACAACTTGA